The DNA window ACAAGGAGTTAGGATAAAGTCAAACTAAAGTCGTGAGGTTAGGTGGACACGATTCTTTAATCGGTCTTGGCAGAGTTATCTAAATACTGTTTCTTCATTGCATCAGCTGCCGCATCATTAGCCATGTCCTTGGCCACCTCCCCAgctgttaaacaaataaaaacaagattttaGAGTTAAATAAATTTACACGCTTCTTTGTGATGCTTTTAACCCAAACTTACACTTGACAGTTAAATAAATTCTTATCATTCACTTTTTGAATACTCGAGTATGAATACGGGCCCCACCGTCACCAACATTTTCGAAGCACTTAACTCAGTCCTCAACTCAAATTCTTAAAAGAAAGTACAAACATTTgaggtacatgtaaaaactcagacttgaggctgagtattaACTTGGGGAAAGTTGGTGACCGTGGGACCTGATCATTCCAAACATTTCAGAATGAGTTTCCGTGGGCTGGGgctatataattttatcataccGGTAAATGTATATGATATTTGAATAATCTAGTACATTATTAGCATTTAAGTACATTCATGTATCATTTTTAAGACAAACAAATCTCCCCATCTATTGAGTAAGTGGCCAACATATAGTGCACCATATAGTGATACTTGCATGATGCTGAAAACTAAATGCTGTCCCCAAAATATTGTGCAATTTAAAGTTGAGAACTTAAAACTAGGCAATGCTTTactccaacaacaaaaaaaccccattaaGTTAATAGTTccttttctttattcccctcaattttgaaacaattgtaCGGGAAAAACATATTGAAGGTGACTAATGGTCGGAACACAGAAACAATTAAAGCATGCAAACCAAAGCTttgaaaataacaacaaaatggTGCAGGAACTGAGAATCCAGCACTTGATCATACTCCGATAAAAAGCACAGCAATAtctgtacattaatacatgtatattatctaTGCCAATGAGTGTAAAATCATGtctgtacattttatttctatGAAAATTTTGCAAAAGGCATAATAGTATCCTGTATTGGTAATTGCAGAAATGCCAGGAACAGTCTCCTAGAATGCCGttacattattttttagatatattttttgcGAGATCATCAAGCCGTTGGATGCTGGGTGTGAGATGGATGAAACAATCATGGCATTGTGTAACTCACCGTTCTGTGTGGCTCTGAAGGCTAGGCCAAAAACTTAATAAGCACAGAAAACACTCATATTAAACAGAGCCTAGCGATCAACACAGACTGGGAACCAATTTAGTGAATGAGTTTAGAGCAAAGCTTGCATGTGAgactttttgtttatataagaATCCACACAAACTACACCGGGAACCAGAGTTGtcgaaaaaattaaacagtgtCGCACATTTGGTCTGTCAATTTCAAAGGTCTTGTCAAACTGAACAACTTTCTTTGAGACCAgaaactactgtggaatcattaaatttcgtgggggccaatttttgtggatggcttaaattttacaggttcgtggggacgtaattttgtgtattcttatatatctataaaaggaaatatgactttattaccctaatttatcaatttgtggaggatgttatttcatggatgagaggtacccatgAATTCCACGAAAAGTGAGCCActacgaaatctaatgattccatagTATAATGTCAACTGTTCTCTACTGACTAGTGAAATTTCTTTCTCTCATTAGATCAATAAAATTGCATGTTTCCAAGTTCCTTTTTTATTTGtgaatttaaagatattttcatcCAAGATTTCTATGATAATTGGAGCTAGTAGAcgatgtgtaattttttttcaaaactttattgaAAGATACTAATAAATTTATCAGTTGGTAGATTGTTAGTGCTAATCAGTCCAAAGGAAAATTGACAGATCATAATATTTAACACcagttgtaaaataaaatatcctGAAAAGAACACATTGTACCAAAAATCTTAATAGGCTAGTATTACCAGtgtttttaataaagttttttATTAACCAGCCTTTAGAACCAACAGTTTTCGACAACTCTGCTGATTACAAACACAAAGTGCAACACACGGTGGTCTGTTTAGCAGTATGGGGACTGAGTAAAGTTATACCTGCCTTATTTCATCttcttttttactaaataaaGATTTGACCAAAAATGCACCAATaatatttagtacatgtacattcaatttcttatacatgtattgtcaaaCATCATAAAGAGAGAGGAATTCTTTATgatgaatttcacaaatcaTGAAACTGAACTATTTAGTAAAAATAGCTGAAGCAGAAAAAACACTGAATCttagtttttttaatacatgtatctagatCTGGGACATTTATTGGTATGCAGCGATTACGTAAAAGACATTTAGATGCACAGTGAATAACGTGTCTCACGAACTAAGGAATAATGAAATTATATGCACAGGACAAAGTACATTCACTCCGACTCGGTCGCCTCCCTTACCTTCTCTAGCGGCCTCGCTGGCCCGATCCACGGCGCTGTCGATCTTCTTTTCGTATCGGAGGATGAACGGCCGAATAAATCGGTAGTAGATGACCTGGGAGCCATTGTAGGATGTAGGAGCCATACACCAGACAAGGAAGATGCACTGAAAACAGAGAGACCATCAAGTGATGGATGGAAAACAAAATGTCCTTAACAAACAGGCCATACTGATGCACAAGGAGAAAATCAGGGTTCTCCATCACTTATCATTCCACTGTAGCACAATGCTTTCAGAGATCAATGCCATTCCATTGTAATGCCAGACAAACAATACCTATTGTTAACATAAGGATAGACAAAGActtatttaattttaacttgCATTCAGATTTTTCCAGAACAAATCTACTCTTGTTTTCTAAGCTGAACCTTCAAAAAgcagcagatctttttaaagtGTAAAGAAAATTACTGTGGTGTTAAGAAGTTGTATAATGTACCACTAAATGATTTACACTGGTATAAAAAGAACTCTGGAGCTTCTGCACAGTAAATAGACTCACAGAGAACCCTGAGAAATTAATCTGATCAAGCAGTTTGAAATAAGACTGTTGAGCCATAGATTGAGAGGTAAACGAGTCATGATTGGCTCTGTGGATGTAGTGTAACCAGCCAATGCCTGCATACTTACCATAGAGGGAGAGGTAAACGAGTCATGATTGGCTCTGTGGATATAGTGTAACCAGCCAATGCCTGCACACTTACCATAGAGGGAGAGGTAAACGAGTCATGATTGGCTCTGTGGATATAGTGTAACCAGCCAATCCCTGCACACTTACCATAGAGGGAGAGGTAAACGAGTCATGATTGGCTCTGTGGATATAGTGTAACCAGCCAATCCCTGCACACTTACCATAGAGGGAGAGGTAAATGAGTCATGATTGGCTCTGTGGATGTAGTATAACCAGCCAATCCCTGCACACTTACCATAGAGGGAGAGGTAAACGAGTGAACGTGATTGGCTCTGTGGATGTAGTGTAACCAGCCAATCCCTGCACACTTACCTTCAGAAGCCAGTAGAAGGGAATCCAGAATAAGAAGATGTCAGTAAAGAATTCTAGGAGAGCGAAAAAGCTGTAGACGACCCAGTAGATCAGCCAGACCGTGTCGTCGTCCTTGTTGGTGGATTCTACGGCCTTAAATCTGTAAACATTGTCTGATGTTAGTGTACGTCACAGAGAAAACATACACAGTCCAACTCAAAGGTTGTTTATCcacaattatgtaaaaaaaaattattctaatACTTGATGTGTGCTTTTTGTTCATCAATGCATTGAATGGAAATTGGATATCTGTATTATCCTGACTGAAACCCGTAAAAAACAGCTGATACAGTAATACTTAGTATCAAGGTGTGCTACCAATTATTATAGTTATTACACAGTGATGCACGGATCTGTGCAAGAAGAACATGTATGAATGGGCTCTAGGATAAATGAAATCCTGTGTGATGCCATCAGAGGTCATCACAAGGACAGTGACCTTGGGGTCAGGGGTTCAAATCTGACTGAGCTTATTATAATATGCCTGCAGTGACACTTTATTTTAGTCCACTCAGCTGTAAATGCTTAATTTTTGCTCGGGGACATTAAACTTCCACATTTTACAGTCTTGTCTAAGGGCTGTTATCACTCTTAAAATCTCTTTAGTGTGAATTTCATACAACTACCCTACAAGTTGAATACAGCCTACAAGTAATCTCATAAGCCATAGATTTCAAGGAGGGGTCCTATAAAAGTTTGCTGCATGGTATGTATGATATATTGATCCGTGGACAAAAAAGCCTGACAGTCTGCTCATCATTTACTTACGATGTGTATGCTGGATAAATAAAGCCTATAAAATTACACAGGAACTGAGCTCCATATCCCACCATCAAATACAGAACCACTACTGCAAAGAGTCctaaaaaagaaacaatcataatgttattattaatatttctaaCTTAAAAATCATAAGACATTAAAGTCTGAGCAAGCAAGAATGCtggttgaattaatttaaagctGATATCAATGATGCTTGTTTTCTCCATATTGTCAGTGTATAGGGCTACAGGATGCTTCATTAATTAACATTAGACATTACGCGAACACAGCCTGTTTTGTGTTGTAAAGTTTGATCAAGTCCAGGATTCAAAGGGTGACAGTTATATCCCTGAACAATTCATCTGGTCTTGCTTTAGTTTATACAGACCTCGGATTCacagaattaaaataaactctATTCATTGCTTTCCcatcattataattattaatgtACAGTTTTAGGAAAATGATGCTTATGATCATAAAGAGAATAATTGAACTGTTGAAGTACATGTGTACAAGAATATGGCTGtaacaggttgggaccaatcgcccaaatgggatataatatcccaaatgggatataaatttaaagtgcaaaaaataaaagcatatggtaatttttttaatctgcaTTAGAATAGATGAAATGTAACAACTTTTGGTAAGCAACTTTTCCTGTAACAGTACTATTACAGAGATTGATCCCTCAGTATATCCAAAACTTCTTGGGGATCAATCTTAATACAAAGTATAGGCTTTAATATATAGGAAAACTCGCTAACCAAAAGTTGTATTGATATACATTGATGCagattgatataaaaaaaaattcatttttttcactttaattCATATCCCATTTCGGCTATCTTATCCCATACAGGCTTTAAATCCCATTTGGGCaattggtcccaacctgttaCAGCCATATTCTTATACACATGTACTTCAACAGTTCAATTATTCTCTTTTTTGAAAccgatttcaaaataaatatacaagacTGAAATGCATGGTAATACAAGCATGATGTATCAAACCTACaagtttatgaataaaaaaaaaagagaaatataaaaCACCGGCTAAAACAACGTGGTGAGGCGTTGTCACGGTGTCATCTCGTGATCTATAAGGATTTCATTCACTACCAGGACAAACTCTAAGAAAACGTGTTTTTTTTCTAGGTTCCAGCTCATGTTTGTCACTATAACAGTTTAATATTGTCTAACTTCATTCAAAATAGTCTATTAAACATTAATGATTCAGAAAATTGTGATAAGGAACATATGTTGAAATTTACAGGCCAGCTGTTCAAGTGAACACTGATCACGTCACCGGAGAGCAATAAAAGCAAATTAATTAACATTACCGATTGCAAGGTAAAGTCTGCGCACGCCAGTCTTCTGCTCCACCTTTTCAAGAAGATCGGTGAATCCATTTTTCTCGTGCAACACTTTGTCTAGCTTGGCTTTCCAATTTTCCACGTTCTGTTGAACAGCGCTTGCCATCTTTACTACTGTCTTCCACCTAGAATAATGACGTCACCAGGAAGAGCCTTCGGCACATTTCGGACGGATACAAGCAATATCTATTTGATAAACCATACCTACCGAGGGTTACCAAATCCTAAATCTTAGTTTCATAAACGCTTCAATTTTTAGGGGTTGTCTCAAACTCTCCTTACTCTTTGCCAAGACTTGTCAACACCGTTTTTTCCCCGATAAATCAGACGTTGACATAAAAAAATggtataattgatttttttttcaatctaatgGTTTGAACGTCCGTGTTCTCATAAGTTTCGAATGTTTTATGAATAATGAGCGAATCATTCGTGACACGATCTGTCAAGCACCGTTGTTCCTTTTTCTGTTGACATGACTTATGATGACTGAAAGAATAAGGTTAAAAAGATAGTCAAGATGgtgttatatatttaatatctatTGGTAAATATGTTTGTCAATCTCCTGTTTCTTTTATATCTCTGCCTTTTTATCAGGATATAAAGTATTGTTGAAAGTGGGCAAGGCCATGCGTGCACTATTGTTTTGtcaatatcttgaaaactttttacatttctcATTGTTTCTGACTTACTTGACTTATGTTGTAATATATTTATCTaagcattaaacattttaataactTGAAAGTGTCCTGCTAAAAAAAGCAGTGTTGTAATTAAATTAATGCACCTAGTGTATTTTAATTCAGATTTGAAGTGTGAAGATCTTCAAGATGGCAAGAAATCCGTCGTCCGGTAGCTCAAACAATGATACTGCTGGCTTTCTGGTGGATCCACGGTTTGTGGATCTCAAGCCGCTAGGGTTCGGTGGCAGCGGAGTTGTTTTTTCTGCAATTGACAGTGACTGTGACAAAGCCGTAGCCATTAAGAAACTTGCCTTTCATGACAAAAAAAGCTGCAAATATGCTCTGCGTGAAATCAAAATAATGCGGAGACTCAAGCATGAAAATGTTGTAACTGTTTATGAGATTCTTGGTCCAAATGGATACCAGATAGCTGGACATTCCAGTAATATCCCTCTGAATGAACTCACTTCCCTGTATCTGGTCCAGGAATTACTGGACACGGACCTCCAGCAGCTGATTCAGGCCCAGGTCCTCACCGAGGAACATGTGTGTCTGTTCCTTTACCAGCTGATCCGAGGACTTAAATACATCCACTCGGCTAACGTCGTCCACAGGGACCTGAAACCTTCCAATCTACTGATAAACATCGAAGATCTGTCTTTAAAGATTGGCGACTTTGGACTGGCCAGAATT is part of the Crassostrea angulata isolate pt1a10 chromosome 3, ASM2561291v2, whole genome shotgun sequence genome and encodes:
- the LOC128176424 gene encoding receptor expression-enhancing protein 5-like isoform X3 — its product is MASAVQQNVENWKAKLDKVLHEKNGFTDLLEKVEQKTGVRRLYLAIGLFAVVVLYLMVGYGAQFLCNFIGFIYPAYTSFKAVESTNKDDDTVWLIYWVVYSFFALLEFFTDIFLFWIPFYWLLKCIFLVWCMAPTSYNGSQVIYYRFIRPFILRYEKKIDSAVDRASEAAREVKKKMK
- the LOC128176424 gene encoding receptor expression-enhancing protein 5-like isoform X2 — its product is MASAVQQNVENWKAKLDKVLHEKNGFTDLLEKVEQKTGVRRLYLAIGLFAVVVLYLMVGYGAQFLCNFIGFIYPAYTSFKAVESTNKDDDTVWLIYWVVYSFFALLEFFTDIFLFWIPFYWLLKCIFLVWCMAPTSYNGSQVIYYRFIRPFILRYEKKIDSAVDRASEAAREAGEVAKDMANDAAADAMKKQYLDNSAKTD
- the LOC128176424 gene encoding receptor expression-enhancing protein 5-like isoform X1, which encodes MASAVQQNVENWKAKLDKVLHEKNGFTDLLEKVEQKTGVRRLYLAIGLFAVVVLYLMVGYGAQFLCNFIGFIYPAYTSFKAVESTNKDDDTVWLIYWVVYSFFALLEFFTDIFLFWIPFYWLLKCIFLVWCMAPTSYNGSQVIYYRFIRPFILRYEKKIDSAVDRASEAAREVFGLAFRATQNAGEVAKDMANDAAADAMKKQYLDNSAKTD